The sequence ccggaccggggcacgaacccatgtcccctgcgtcggcaggcggacccccaaccactgtgccaccagggaagcccacttgggGGCTTTTAAACAATACTGGGGACAGACCTCACGCCCAAGGGAGTGGGACCCAgcatggagttttaaaaaatgctccaTGTGAGCTCTGCTGCTGTGCAGCCAGGATCAAGAACCACCACTCTGGTAGAGTTGCTCAAAGCCAATTGTAGTAAGGAATAATTTAGTGCTGctccaaaaattaaaatgcttgaTGAGCTAAATCAGAGTCTTCCAAAGGATGGTGTTATACCACTGGTGGTACATAAGGTAATTTTACtcgcttttttattttaatacttccgTATTTGTTTCGAGGTACATTAGAAAATGAATGTAAGTATCACATCAAACTCACAGTTTTGTAGATATTGCTTTGGatgaaactagatttttttttttcacggcaTGTGCCAATTTAAAGGAATTTGCCAAATTTTAGAAACACATTTAAGTGAATGATTATGTAGTACATAGACGTGgcagaaatcataaaaatgttgAAGAAACACAATGGCAACTTTGGTGAAGGGCATCTACTAAAGGTTAGGATTAGAATCGGAAGTAATGGTGCTTTTTCTCCTAGATATATTTATAGTAACTTAATTTTTCTGGCTTTTAAAATTCAGTGACAGACTTTGAGAATTAGAATTTCTGCAGATCTTTAAATCATTGCTTCCTAACATAAAGTTTCTTAACACTTAGTTCTTTCATAGAAGTGTACCTTGTGCATCAAGATATTTTGCTCCTCTGCTTTTCTAAGGTATAGGTGATCCTATGGTGATAAGAcggggaagggggtggtggtgtgtgtgtgctcgTGCACGTGCATGGACACGAGTATGAGATAGGGATGTGTGGTAGGAGGGGTTGATGGACAGGTTGAGTAGGTCACCTGCATACCTGGATAGAGAAGAATATTAGTTACAGGACTTCACCTCCCACAGGCACCCCTATTCTCCCCAGACTCTCAGAAAGTCTGTAAGTCTGCCACAGTTCAGAACAGTATAGGAAAAACTACTAGATTCTCTCATTGGTAAAGTAGGTTGCTCTGGGTGAGGCAAGTAAAATGAGCTCTGTCgatgaaaaaattaatcagtggatctaagaaagaaatggaaaattttatttaagccaAATTGAAGATTGTAACCCGGGAACACCTCTCAGAAAACTCCGAGAATTGTTCTGCCTGTTTGAGTTATGTAcgtttttgagacagagggctgtacattagATGACTTATTATTGACATTTTACACAATCCAGATTTACACGTACTAAGCAAGTAATGGGTCAACAAAGCAAGTAGTGGGTCATGGGGTCATCGTGGCCCCTTAaagattaagaaggaaggttatctcctaaggagttgTGACCCTTGATGAGATTAAGAAGGAATGTTGTCTCCTAAAGATGTCTGGTTAATGCAGATGTGCAATACACAataaaggggaggaaggaggccaaatggtcaaagaaaaattttatgtttaaatttttctcatcttgCCATAAAACacgaattttatttcatcagctCCATATAGAGGTCTTTAGCTATCATATAAAAAAGACCTCTGTAGCTGAGAGACATTTGAATAGGCAAATAAGCTTTTGCTATAAATAATAGTTTCCTCttttatcaataatgtatatatacttCAATGATAGAGGCTGCTGTTGTAAGCAAGAGTAGCCACAGTCcacatttaaattatattactGGAAGTTAAAACACTGTGGTGCATTTGTAATGTAATCTTGTAAATGTCTGTCCTATATAATTTTATAGAATGGAAGCTTCTTGCCTAGAACTGGCGTTGGAAGGGGAGCGTCTGTGTAAATCAGGAGACTGCCGTGCTGGTGTGTCCTTCTTTGAAGCTGCAGTTCAAGTTGGAACTGAAGACCTAAAAACACTTAGCGCTATTTACAGCCAGCTGGGCAATGcttatttctatttgcatgatTATGCCAAAGCATTAGAATACCATCATCATGATTTAACTCTTGCAAGGTAATTAATTTAAGCTGAATTCTCCCTAGATTAACTGTCACttgaaaacacattttcattcaattaaaaaaactaacaatTCAGTACATTTAGTGAGTTCTAATTTATTAGcattgaattttaaaactaatCTTTAGGCTGAACACAGtttaattaagtaaatgaatagTAGTGAAATGATGCTAGAgtttaattaaatgaatgaaaactaattaaatttaaatacagaaatgtaagtttaagatttttatttaaagaaggtTTCAAGGCTAATGGGTCTTTCTTACCTTAAGCATGTCAACTGTTCTCTAGGGAAAACTGTATTCTGGCTGCTTTATATTTTAACAcaccatttgctttttttctttttttttcaccccAGGACTATTGGAGACCAATTGGGGGAAGCTAAAGCTAGTGGTAATCTGGGAAACACCTTAAAGGTTCTTGGGAATTTTGATGAAGCTGTAGTTTGTTGTCAGCGACACCTAGATATTTCCAGAGAGCTTAACGACAAGGTAATAAGGAAACATTAGATGGTAGGCCAAATGTTTTCATTGAAATTGCTTTGTGTTTTAATCCTATTTAATTATACTGTAGTTTATCTAAAagttaataccaaaaaaaaagtatttgtagaaaaatggaagaaaaagagaaacataatgaaaaatttttaatagatgagaaaaaagaaataacgaGAGGTCCTTCTTTCATAGGTAGTCATGTGTTTGGTTCTGTATGGATGGCTAATgtaaacatttctttctcttgacCGTAATGTCAAGGATCTcatgaataaatatatgtgatAGCATTATAATACCTGGCCTCTGATTTCAAATTGTAAACTGCTGTTATCTTCATCTAGGTGGGAGAAGCAAGAGCACTTTACAATCTCGGAAATGTGTATCACGCCAAAGGGAAAAGTTTTGGCTGCCCTGGTCCTCAGGACGTAGGAGAATTTCCAGAAGAAGTAAGAAACGCTCTGCAGGCAGCCGTGGATTATTATGAGTGAGTAGCATCAGCAGTCATGTGGCCCACCCAAGCCAGTAGTAAGTTTTTAAGTTTGGCAAAGGTTTTAAAATCATAGActagtaagtaaaataaaccatCAAATCATTGCCAAAATGTTATAGTGTTGTATTAGAAGtaatcccctccctccccaggaaaACTTTCATTTAAACTGCAGACCAGTGCCACTTAATGGCACAAACAAGAAGCATCAATAGTTAGTCTAAGTTATTTGGAGTAAACTTAGTCTTTTATCAGTAGAATTTCATAGAACTGTTTAGCTATAGGGGTTCTAAGTTTAACTCTGTCCTGGACTCTGGGCAGAAACCTACCTGAATGGTTGAGTAAAATGTTCCCAATTATTTCCTGTAATCACCCTCCAGCATAGCTATATCTTTTAAATGTGGCACATTATGGTTGTAagcttatttaaatattcttttcctgatAAAGAGTTTAGATTTGTAAATaaagtcaataaatgtttttctcaAACTCATTTTTTCACGACTTTTTATTATCACTTAGGGAAAACCTATCACTAGTGACTGCTTTGGGCGACCGAGCAGCCCAAGGACGTGCCTTTGGCAATCTTGGAAACACGCATTACCTCCTTGGCAACTTCAGGGATGCAGTTATAGCTCATGAGCAGGTATGATGCAAGGCTTTGGAGCCAGGTCGTTTTCTCCATCAGTGTTTTGAACAGTGATTAGATTATTCTTTAGTTTTATTATATAGTTACatctaattaaaattttctgtttcagcGTCTCCTTATTGCAAAAGAATTTGGAGATAAAGCAGCTGAAAGAAGAGCATATAGCAACCTTggaaatgcatatatatttcttGGTGAATTTGAAACAGCCTCTGAATACTATAGGTTAGTCTAATATTTCTGTAGATAAATGTAAAATGGGTAGTTATGCAATCCAAAGAATCATAGGCTTTGGGTTTAAAACTTTCTTGCTGCATACAAGCAGCAGAACCTTGGGCTTTCTaagtctcagtcttctcatctgtaatggAAGATATCAATACTTGGCTTTTGGAATTGttatgaggattgaatgaaagaatatattaagcacttatttagcacagtacctggcacacggTGCTCAATACATATCATTGTACCTAAGATTTAATAGCAGCAGTATGGcccctttatatttttattagcttttatctttaaaacattattttaaatgagattctaaacatttaaaatccTTTAAACCTGTTTAGCATGTATGGTGTGTATAGTTATATGctcccacaccaccaccaccagttaCGGCTTTGCAGAGAGGCCACAAGAAAGCTTGGTAACAAATAGATGCCCTAGTTTCCTCCAGTGATGACTGAATTTCCCGCCATCATCCTACCATCTTATCGAGCAGTTATCCTCCCACCCTCTGCCCAGCTTTGATCCTTGCTGTAAGCTGAGGCCCCCGTTCACTTACTCGAGGAGTTAGTACTCCCAGCTTCTTCTGTGGCAGGGTCTCTTTAATCTATCTGTAGACTTGAAGCATACATGATAGCAATGTTTAAACTGCTTCATATTGCCTGCCCTGTGCTTTCTAGATTATTCAGAGTTTTCTCTAATTAGTGGGAACTGAAGGCCCATACAGACCTTAGGCAGAAGCCAGTTTGACTGAACCAAAGACACAGTCttgattgatttatattttattgttgaaAAATCCATGAGAGAGTTCTGGAAAGTTcatcatctaaaaaaaaaggtaaaattgctTTAGGTCCATCTAAAAAACTAGAATGTCATCCCATCCTCCTTTAAACTTCAACTAATGGTTGATATTTGTTGGTTGACTAGTTATGACTAGTTAGATGTGAAATATCCTTCCAAATAAAGTACATCACTATACAAGGAGCatatgttttgattttaaatacaaaagtttcttatattttaaatccaAAACACATAGAAAAGTCTTAATAAATGATGTACTTATATTAAATACTGAAAAGTTCTGTAATAAAGTGGATGGTGGCTGTCTGACTAAAGAAGCATGAGTATAAAGTAATGAAATTTACCCCTGCCCCACACACCCACAAACAGGTAGAACTCAGAACTTTACACATATTccaaaaatattgattaaaaatatttttggaactcTTCTTTGGAAGTGTTTTCAGGGCCATACAAGAAAACTCTCTTAACATTATAGATCCATAATAGAAAGGACTGAAAGCAGTAGTTTGGTAAACCTACTTTAGTAATTGAGTTTGGTTCCGGAAAGACTTCCAACCATTTACAAATTAGCTGTACTCTCAAAGAATAACAGCGTGCCAGAAAGGGTTGTGCCACAGGGCCGGAAGCAATTCCAAAAGTCTTCCAAAAGTGTTTGAGAGGGCAGGCAATGTTAGAACAAGCGGGTAGCCTCCCAAGGTAACAGCTTTAAAGGTATCATCATTAAACATATAATTTCAGGtttgtttgcttaaaaaaaaCTATCACATTATCATATAGTTATAAatgatatgaaatatttatacTGTTTGGCAGAAATTATAGGAAAGAGTCATTTAAATTACTGGATCCAAAAAGCATCTGTAGATTTAACAcggatgataataataacaaaacatattaacatttattagcaTCTATTGTGAGCAAGATGCTATTCTAAGCACGTTATATatactaattcatttaatcctcacaaacccCTGTGAggtgttttccccattttatgtAAAAGGAAATTAGTGAATAGAGAGGGTGAGTGACCTGCCCCAGTCACAGAGCTACTAACTGAcaaagttgggatttgaacccagtcagCCTAGCTCTAGGGTCCATGCTCTTAATTGCTACACTAGCTTCTCATTGATTTCACAAGGTAGAATTTggttaatatttaaatgtagcatttaatatttttcatgaatCAGTGACTAATGGCCTATACATAACAATTTTAACTAAGTATTTTCAATTTTGACAAAATGTAAAGGCAACAGTATGATTGAAAAGAGAGGGTATGTGGACAAACTTAACTTTACGTTATTGCACTGCAACAGCgaaagtgtttttttaatgttaaaaatactGTGTTAATCTTCAGAGGCACTTGATCTCATGCATCTGTTCTCCTTTTCTCTGGGGAATTAATAGGACTCCTACATTTATTCTAAAAGTCTGGATTTGCTTTTTGTGTTTCAAggacatcttttcattttatctagaAGTAATAGAGAAAATATGGGATATTAGGATCTAAAACAGATTTACTTTAAAGGCAGGAGGAAAAGtgagttttattttatggttattgTAGCCAATATAGTTATAATAGCCATTATGtaagaattaatttcttttttcagaaagaCACTACTATTGGCTCGACAGCTTAAAGACAGAGCTGTAGAAGCACAGTCTTGCTACAGTCTTGGAAACACATATACTTTACTTCAAGACTATGAAAAGGCCATTGACTATCATCTAAAGCACTTAGCAATTGCTCAAGAGCTAAATGATAGGTAAGTTATATACCTTTTTACTATAGTTATGATAAAATATAGATACATTGTTGAATCCCtagaatatttcctttaaatttcttttttgtttcctttgttttctttttaattcctttttaaggtATTTCCTCTGTTTCAGTAACATCCTCTGTATGTTACTGTTTGAAGGGCTGGAGAGGATTAGAATGGTTTCATATAACCTTGAACCAAGATCAGTAAATAGGTCACAAACTCAATTGCCTGCAAAGGCCCTCCTGACTAGATCAGTGTGAAAATTGTAGTGAAATTAATAGGCCCAACAGTGTTAAGGGGACAGCTGCTATTCAATTCCAGCTAAGTGTTGCCTGGAAGGAATGAGGATCCAGAGCCGCCtcttttttcaagagaagctgcgAGTCCTGAGTTTCATATAaaatcttctgatttttaaatgttgatgtttaattcttcttttttttaaaaaactgtatgaaGAAACAATATCTGTGCAGGACTTTAGTCTTTGATGTTTGCTTTAGTAGGATAGATTTTTATCTCAGTATGAAGAACTCTGTACAGTTATTCAAAATGAAGTATGCTACCTCAAGAGGTGAGTTCTCTCTTCCTCATGGTGTTCAAATACAGACTGAATGATTATAGACTGAATCCTGGTAAGGATGCCATGGAAAGAAAATGGGGTAGTTGAACTGCAAGACCTATCCCTGAgactttatttataatatactGCATGTTTAAAAAggatgttttccattttaaaacttgACTCTGAGTTCATTATTATGTGGTTTTTCTAATACAGTCGTCCCTTGATATCTGCAGGGGTTTGGTTCTAGGATCCCTATGGATACCAAAAGCCATGGAAGCTCAGGTCtcttatgtaaaatggtgtagtacagtTGGCTGTATCCGGGGGGTTTCTCAGATAacggttgaatccatggatgtggaacctgaAGCAGGCCAACTGTATGTCTCTAGTATTATGATAGTTTGTTCTTTATAAGAAAGACCAAATAAATCCAAAGCATTGTTTATGCCTTTAATTACTACTAGATAGATTTTATTCTTCACACAGACCTCCTTTCAGATAACTGCATGTTAGCTTTGAATTATTTTGTAGAATTGGTGAAGGAAGAGCATGTTGGAGCTTAGGAAATGCATACACAGCTCTAGGAAATCATGATCAAGCGATGCATTTTGCTGAAAAGCACTTGGAAATTTCAAGAGAGGTATGAAACTAAAAAATTGTTATCTGTGCTATTGCGATTCACAGATCTGCAGCCCTATTATTTCTCTAGAATGCTcctatatggctgagtaataaatttaattatgtatTGTTCTCTTGGCATAAGAACTGCACAGAGCATTTTGAGATACAGATCAGGGGTATGTTTGCACTGGCCTTGATGtaggaagacaggaaggaagggctgAGCATGGAGTAATGGGAGAATTACTAACATGTGCCTCCACTGTCCCCCCATCTCTACGTGGAAAAATAGCATGGTATGAAAGGAAGAACATGGCTCTTAGAATCAAGGACTGGTTCCTGTTACAGTTCTGCCATTTGCTGGCTATTTGAGCTTGGAAACTTTTCTGAGCAtcatttctctcatctgtaaaatgagaataataataatatctgcttTGCAAATTGTTATACAGATTAGagataaagtatatataaaagtaCCTAGTATAATGTCTAGTGCTAGCTTAATAAACACTGTTACTATAGGATGGAAATACAGTATTCTAAGGAAATTGTATTCATGTGATGCCAAGTTAACGTGTCACAGAGTAACCTACTTTATTATTTAAGGTGATCATAGAGATTAAGAGCAATCTAATATTTAGAGAATTAAGGAATTGGCAGAATGTAATTATCTGTCCTCTTGTCATATTTTAGtcgcttttcttctttaaaatactattaatgaaaaaacacatttcattcatagtattataattttaaaataactattttcatcTCTCTAGTTTCTTCCAGTTTTAGGTTGACAACATTTTCAACTAATCTTCACCATTCTTTACTTTAAATACTACTCTAAAGTATAAATGCTTATGGTTGTAGGTTGGGGATAGAAGTGGTGAACTAACAGCACAACTCAATCTCTCAGATCTTCAAATGGTTCTTGGGCTGAGCTACAGCACAAACAATTCAATGATGTCTGAAAATATTGAAGTTGATAACAGTTTGCATGGTAAGTATTAGGTCTTCAAAACCCAATTTCTTTATCCTCaagatttacatttaagttacttATCTCATGTTTACCATATCCAGAGAGATATATAATGTAGGAAGCTCAACTATTATACTTTTTTGCTTTACCACTGTCCCATTAATTTATCAGTATGGAATACAGTATTTTATAGCTTTTATCATGAACTTAGAAATGGTAAAGGTATAactattttgtttaaatattttttaaatacatttaaattctgTATCTCTAGGCTCACTCAAAAATTTATAAATGTGAagatgtgaaaattaaaacattttactgtTTAACCTCTTTGTTTCAAATGTCTTTAcgtatttgatttttgtttagcTTTTATTCCCCCCGTTTCATTTCTAAGGGGGAATCTcttaggattttttatttttttaattcagaaaaccCAGAAATTTTCTTTAGGTGCTGATTTGGTTTTGACAttgctataagaaaaaaatatgctatAATGTCTCTgtttctaagtgaaaaaaaaacacctactgttgattaaaaaaataaaaaggaacaaaaagtagAACCACATTTTTGGATACCATCTATATGTAACTCTATGTGAGATCCATTTTAAAGATCCAGACAAGGCTTAAAAAATTCTTagtctgaaaaaaaattactgacacAGACAGATGTTTTGAACTTGAAAGTCAGTGAAAAATCTAGCTTTTATCTTCCCAATATCCTCCTTTAACCCatacaaagaaaaggaagaggaaaaagaaattagtgGCTAGTCATCTAAGACTTTGAAAGAACATTTAATTGAAAAATGATATTGAAGTATGAACAGTATAGTAAACTGGACCATGTACTTTGTAATTGAATAATGGGCTAAAAGGTTTTCCTGTGTTTAATTTTCAAGTTGGTTAAGTTGTAATAGCTCtcatattttaacaaattatcaCTTGTCCTCGTGGACCACTCTAGCTATAGACCTATTCCTTTGTTTCCCTTTACaacaaaacttgaaaataacATCACTGTTCCTTgtctttacttcctcacctcccattCTCTCTTCAAACCACTGGACTCTGGCTTTGGCCCCATGATGATACTAAAACCTTTTCAAGGTTACCGGAGAACTCCAATTTACCAAATACGTTGATCAGTTTTAGATGTCCGCATATTTGATTTCTCAGCAATATTTCCTGTAGCTGATCATTCCCTCCTCATAGTGCTTTGTTCGTTTGGCCTCCAGGATCACCCTCTTTCTGGCTTACCTCCACCTCACTGGCCACTCTGTCTTCATAACTCCcctctcttcctcatctttccAATCCTTGACATTTGTAGTACCTGGGGTTCTGTTGCTGgacctcttctcccttccctcttccctctctccttctctatcTTCTGTCCATCCATATCCTTCCTCCTGATTTTATCCTTTTTCCTCTTATCCTACACTCTAGATCAGTGCTtctaatagaactttctgtgaagatggaaatgttctgtatctgtgctgtccagtatagTAGCCTCTAGCCATATGTgactgttgagcacttgaaatgtggccaatgcaaaaagaagtgaatttttaaatattatttaattttaattaaagttttaaaagccacatgtggctagtggctactatatcAGACAGCACAACTCTAGATGATTTCATTCAGTCGGTTGGCTTTTATATCATCTATATGCTGATGATTTTCAAATTGGTATTTCCAGTCATAATTTCTCTCTTGAGTTAGAGTTTCATATGTTTAACATTTCCACTTGAATATCTAATTGGCATCTAAAACTTAACACATCCAAAATGGAtcaattgtttttttctccccaaacacGTTCTTGCTTTAGTCTGCCCTGTCTCAGGAAATGGTACCATGATTCACACCAGTGTTCAGGCCAAAAACCTAAGGGCCATCCTTGTTCCCTTTCTCCCACCCACTCCTACATCCAACATATCAGAAAccctaccttcaaaatacatcccTAATCTCTCTTACAATGTACACTGCAACAATCTTAGTACAAGCTGCCAACATCTCCCAGCAGAGCATTAGCCTTGcaactgtttcttttgtttccgCTGTTGATCCCTCACACTGACTTCCACAGGGCAGCCagagtgcttttttaaaatatgaatcaagtcatgtcatttctctgctcagaaccctccagtGACTTCCCATCATACCTGGAACCAAATCTTCAGTCCTCATCGTGGCTAAAAGGCCCTGTAATCCG comes from Delphinus delphis chromosome 1, mDelDel1.2, whole genome shotgun sequence and encodes:
- the GPSM2 gene encoding G-protein-signaling modulator 2: MEENLISMREDHSFHVRYRMEASCLELALEGERLCKSGDCRAGVSFFEAAVQVGTEDLKTLSAIYSQLGNAYFYLHDYAKALEYHHHDLTLARTIGDQLGEAKASGNLGNTLKVLGNFDEAVVCCQRHLDISRELNDKVGEARALYNLGNVYHAKGKSFGCPGPQDVGEFPEEVRNALQAAVDYYEENLSLVTALGDRAAQGRAFGNLGNTHYLLGNFRDAVIAHEQRLLIAKEFGDKAAERRAYSNLGNAYIFLGEFETASEYYRKTLLLARQLKDRAVEAQSCYSLGNTYTLLQDYEKAIDYHLKHLAIAQELNDRIGEGRACWSLGNAYTALGNHDQAMHFAEKHLEISREVGDRSGELTAQLNLSDLQMVLGLSYSTNNSMMSENIEVDNSLHGARPKFGRRHSMENMELMKLTPEKVQNWNSEILAKQKPLIAKPSAKLLFVNRLKGKKYKSNSSTKVLQDASNSIDHRISNSQRKISADTIGDEGFFDLLSRFQSNRMDDQRCCLKEQNSGSASTAASATPPRMMLQTPSVSMVSPNTDEFLDLLASSQSRRLDDQRASFSNLPGLRLTQNNSQSVLGHLMTNDNKEADEDFFDILVKCQGSRLDDQRCAPPPAATKGPTVPDEDFFSLILRSQAKRMDEQRVLLQRDQNRDTEFGPKDLLQNNALLELENSGKK